A stretch of DNA from Endozoicomonas sp. 8E:
AGCTGCTCCAGCGGGCGCCCGTCGGGCCAGTGGCTGAAGCGCTTCTTCAAAGTAGACAACAACTGGCGTTTTTTTTCGGGAGAACTGATCTCAAGTAGTTTCAACTCATCAAACAAGGACAGAGGATTGGAAAAACGAGTCTCCTGTGATTGACTTGGATCATTGCCCTCAATCAGACTGCGGTAGTCGTGTGTTGACTGTGCAATGATTTTCTCATTACGGGCGAAGGCGTCCAAACCAATGGCCCCTGTAAACTGGCATTGAGTGGCATAAATTTCTGCATCCATCCGGCCGAGTGTTTCAGAAGTCAATTCCATACAGATGACCCCTTCTTCATAAAGCCGCCTGGAATAATCTGCCAATTCCCTGTTCTCCATGACTCGGGTGAATGCATATTCAGTGTCGCATTTCATCCTGCTTACCGAAGCTTTGGCAAGGATATGCCAGGCAGGTTTCATCCCGATCTGAGTACGCCGTTCATAGGAGCTCAGGGTAGCTTCATTTTCCAGGCTTTTGATCACAAATTGATCATCGTTTTCTTCCTGCTCAGCACAAAAGTTTATATCGTGCCCGGAGCAGAACTTTCCGGCGGGGTTTGCCGAAATGCCATGGGGCAACCCCGGGCGGTATTTCACCCAACGTCCTGCGCGAATACGAGAATGGATTTCCCAATCAAGCCATTTTTCGTCACTGAAGTTCAGCAATTCTTTAAGAAATGCTTTTTTGCCGATGTTTACCGGAGTATTGATATCCGCTGCCACGGCAAGGTTCATATCGCCAAGACAGCCATGGTAGTGGGAGAGAGCGTCCAGCCACTGCTCTTCCAGGTCAAGGGTATCTGGTCGCTCAGCACCAATACCCAGCTCTGCCAGTTCCCTGAACAATGCTTCAACCACCGTTTTGCTGTGTCCCCCAAAGGTGAGGGTCAGTTGATTTTCAAAGCTGAGGGCTTCAGGCAGCTTCGGAGGAGAAAACAGAATACTGCCCCCTTCACAGACCGCCGATTCGAGTACAACTGCCCGAACCGGTTGGGCGGTCAGGCGGGCAGCCTTCAGTTGTTTCGGACTCAGGTAACTGACGCTCTGGCCTGTCAGTTTGGCAAAACCATGGCTGAATTCAGCCAGTTCTACTTTCGCTTCAACTTCTTTGCTGGTTCTTGAACTGACACGTGCTGGTAAGGCCGGGAAAGGCAGAGGCGTTTCGATGGCTGGCAGTTTTGCAATGGCCGGCCGGTCGGCGGCTAACGACGCCCGGCACTTGTTAGCAATGTCCCGCAGAATCATCACGGTGTTATCAATGGTATCGTGATCCCTTTCGTGCCATCGTGTTTTATCTCTGGTTAACTGGTCCGCCACGCCGTTGGAGTCTTTGGCCAGGCTAATCAGGTCGCTGCGCCAGTCGCGGTAACGGTCATTCAGGCGATGGTGGGTATATTTAACTCTGCTGGCCAGACGGTGCAATTTCCGTTCCAGGGCCAGGTTATCCGCCAGTTTGTTGCTGGCTTCCCGGGACAACTTGAGGGTCATCCGGGTGATAGGCTGGCCATTGGCATCCAGTAACTGGCTGATACCGATCTGCCCGCCGCGAACATCCCGGCCTTTGACCGGCAGCCAACCGCCACGAATACCCGCCGCCTCTATCGCCTTGTATTCCGCCATGGATACCCTCTCACCTGCCTCCAGGCTGTTGGGAAAGCGAGTGGTCAGCCAGGCAATACGATCGTGAAGGGTCTGTCGTAACCAGCTGCGGTCACCGGGCAGAAAACCGCTTTGTTCGATCAGCCGGTCCAGCGCCTGCCAGTCAACCTGCCGCAAGATATCTTTCAGGGTATGGCCCAGTAAGTCATCCTCTAAGTGTGCAAGAATATCGACGCAGGGGTTGTCGATCGGCAACGAGTTCATCGGGGGTGCCTGAGGGTTCCGCAGTTTTTGCAGCAGCACGGGCATGGAGGAAAAATCATCCGGCTTGGGGTCAGGCTCTGCTTTTTCAGGACACGGGTAGCGAGTTGCCATCCCGGCATAATCCCAGTGGAATATGACCGGCTCCCCTTCCGGGGTCAGTTCAATGCCCTCCCAGGCACTGTTCACCATATTTTCGTTACCGACAATCACATTGATCAGCAATAATCTGGCCCACTGTTCTGGAGACAGAGAGCGCAGCGTCGCCTCGCCGCCTTTGAGCTTACCCTGCCATTGTTTGGGGACAGGGCTGACCACATAAAAATGACCCTCTTCCTGATGGACAAAACTCTCAGGTACTCTGATGCCCAGCAGCCCGGCGAGGTTGGCCATCAGTAGCTGGTTGCGGGCACTTAGTTCACAGCTCGCCGGTTTGATGGAATAAACCTGTTGGCTGACGGGGTCGGTGTAAAGCCCCGCTGACAAGGTGCTGCTTTGGCATTCTTCCATGGCAGCAGCTTGCGGGGTCAGTTTTGCCAGGGAGAAAGACGATACCGGTGGTTCTGTCAGCTGTCCGGTATAGGGCGTAATCAACTCCCGGACAACACCGGACTGTTCACCAACGCTAAACAGCTGATAACTGAAGGGCGAAGGATGGTGCTCCCACTGCTTTTTAGTGTTTTCACACAGGCTGGCGTCACCGATGCTGAAGAAATGTTCGTGGCTGGCATTGCTGTCCTGCAACTTGATCGGGTACCAGAGGTCACCCTGCCTGGCAATCACCCGGCAGACCTCTTCGGCCAGCAGGCGCCAGTCTTGCCTCTGCTGATCATCCTGACAGGCCGCAAAA
This window harbors:
- a CDS encoding HD domain-containing protein codes for the protein MDSLLSKTVGGTREEGPFAGSSLSENIDKTGTAFARKVSISRELMSTDVASAKRDEAANIHCMRNVGQEVAATDIPPKIIETGLETLTIEPVKKRPKIAATETAHWPVIDPSLIESTQVAKTALLQPYRPSHISPPAGTIAREVHGLQHSCRAAIWAVALLELRKLHGDRLARAFPDDMIPLLIKTCLFHDTGREGDGDDTLEWERASADNLREHLRNFGVDQSLAWQCGEAICHKDNPEGCEHLPETIQTLRSLLHDADTLDVMRVRGCFYMDRLECFAACQDDQQRQDWRLLAEEVCRVIARQGDLWYPIKLQDSNASHEHFFSIGDASLCENTKKQWEHHPSPFSYQLFSVGEQSGVVRELITPYTGQLTEPPVSSFSLAKLTPQAAAMEECQSSTLSAGLYTDPVSQQVYSIKPASCELSARNQLLMANLAGLLGIRVPESFVHQEEGHFYVVSPVPKQWQGKLKGGEATLRSLSPEQWARLLLINVIVGNENMVNSAWEGIELTPEGEPVIFHWDYAGMATRYPCPEKAEPDPKPDDFSSMPVLLQKLRNPQAPPMNSLPIDNPCVDILAHLEDDLLGHTLKDILRQVDWQALDRLIEQSGFLPGDRSWLRQTLHDRIAWLTTRFPNSLEAGERVSMAEYKAIEAAGIRGGWLPVKGRDVRGGQIGISQLLDANGQPITRMTLKLSREASNKLADNLALERKLHRLASRVKYTHHRLNDRYRDWRSDLISLAKDSNGVADQLTRDKTRWHERDHDTIDNTVMILRDIANKCRASLAADRPAIAKLPAIETPLPFPALPARVSSRTSKEVEAKVELAEFSHGFAKLTGQSVSYLSPKQLKAARLTAQPVRAVVLESAVCEGGSILFSPPKLPEALSFENQLTLTFGGHSKTVVEALFRELAELGIGAERPDTLDLEEQWLDALSHYHGCLGDMNLAVAADINTPVNIGKKAFLKELLNFSDEKWLDWEIHSRIRAGRWVKYRPGLPHGISANPAGKFCSGHDINFCAEQEENDDQFVIKSLENEATLSSYERRTQIGMKPAWHILAKASVSRMKCDTEYAFTRVMENRELADYSRRLYEEGVICMELTSETLGRMDAEIYATQCQFTGAIGLDAFARNEKIIAQSTHDYRSLIEGNDPSQSQETRFSNPLSLFDELKLLEISSPEKKRQLLSTLKKRFSHWPDGRPLEQLFRQSWSALYHEITCKGSQFDESIKSLVRVCGEERLQLLFEQNPQLLKGRLDSLDGLKLNGWPRIKRIDFRGCSMNGTVLQSVSFEKCKFNTELLNSANVKDGFFVKCFFEGKRFSSSILDNACFHVENDQDGSVYESTHQLSRILYQSCVNEHNEFNLKQWLEAMGKSYCLCLGSAPLDDLSRDILSQHIEEIITTYPQQLCHIIYGLFSIDFKNTDNAINFIRSNREFYDRKIKDLKDLYFEFRTVFLKKGNYKGVRDDPFEKLFKLYLVKHSDFSQEAVLALMLNVINLVLFPESNDQYIDFGVSAKSADEHDHCLKAIPEVSRGSTQSNTDDLPLVEMRVYKALLCKSYLEKYRDCIHQFWEECSEKSQLTIAKHCLLHQNVVVSPSTTREFIALLCKGQDVENWLELYSANMEKHIKIHKEWASLLVDEFGEWAKPPRFY